Proteins from a genomic interval of Magnetovibrio sp. PR-2:
- a CDS encoding fructosamine kinase family protein — MSANRHARLSHLVGAEIDELQPLSGGCVGDVNRAELSDGRTVVIKSAPEGTDEAQGIHVEGDMLIYLRTHSHLPVPDVLARTDGALVMEYLNTGGGLSARVQDDAAHHVAKLHDISTDDGFGFDFDTVIGGLHQPNPWTPSWVDFFRDQRLMSMGRDAERVGRMPTLLLNRLSQFCENLDRWILEPPSPSLLHGDMWSGNVLSAQHRITGFIDPAIYFGHAEIELAFTTLFSTFGRPFFDEYQKLRAIEPGFFEERLDIYNLYPLLVHVRLFGGSYVGSVERTLRKFGF, encoded by the coding sequence GTGAGCGCCAACCGACACGCCCGATTGTCCCATTTGGTGGGGGCCGAAATTGACGAGCTTCAGCCCCTTTCTGGCGGGTGTGTCGGCGATGTCAACCGGGCGGAGTTGTCAGACGGGCGCACTGTGGTGATCAAATCCGCCCCCGAAGGCACAGACGAAGCCCAAGGCATTCATGTCGAAGGGGACATGCTGATTTATTTGCGTACGCATTCTCACTTGCCGGTCCCCGACGTCCTCGCCAGAACGGACGGGGCTCTGGTGATGGAATATCTCAACACCGGGGGCGGGCTTAGCGCGCGCGTTCAAGACGACGCAGCGCACCATGTCGCCAAGCTCCACGATATTTCGACTGACGACGGCTTTGGCTTTGATTTTGACACGGTCATTGGCGGACTGCACCAACCCAACCCTTGGACCCCATCATGGGTCGATTTTTTCCGCGATCAGCGCCTCATGTCTATGGGGCGCGACGCAGAGCGCGTCGGGCGTATGCCGACGCTACTGCTAAACCGCTTAAGCCAATTTTGTGAAAACTTGGATCGTTGGATTCTTGAGCCGCCGAGCCCCAGCTTGCTCCACGGCGATATGTGGTCAGGAAATGTGTTGAGCGCACAACACCGCATCACCGGTTTTATCGACCCGGCCATTTATTTCGGGCATGCAGAAATCGAGCTTGCCTTTACCACCCTATTTTCTACGTTTGGGCGGCCTTTTTTCGATGAATATCAAAAGCTACGCGCTATCGAGCCGGGATTTTTCGAAGAACGTTTGGACATTTACAACCTCTATCCGCTATTGGTTCATGTCCGCTTGTTTGGCGGCTCTTATGTCGGCTCGGTTGAACGTACTCTGCGAAAGTTTGGATTTTGA
- a CDS encoding glucosaminidase domain-containing protein: MRLALHNPYVLALAAVAALLVIAGLVWTVLAPPAPPQLAMQIADARSVLDHARAQGRIHPLPYAVQIPKGDGVTTDERKTLFMAKLLPLIVAENDRISTQRRQLLTTTIAPAQLNALGLAYGLKPKTTSKDSLLSRVDTLPVSLVLAQAAIESAWGTSRFAQDGNAYFGERTFDPDAPGLTPKRASGFKVKSFDTAQLSVRSYMRTLNTHRAYSALRQRRAHLRAGNAPVLGPDLAQYLKDYSEIGNNYILLIERTISGNDLYAFDQLLLSTH; encoded by the coding sequence ATGCGTTTGGCCCTGCACAATCCCTATGTCTTAGCCCTCGCCGCAGTTGCGGCTCTGTTGGTCATAGCTGGTCTTGTGTGGACGGTCTTAGCCCCGCCCGCTCCGCCGCAATTGGCGATGCAAATCGCAGATGCACGGTCTGTTTTGGATCACGCACGCGCACAGGGGCGCATTCACCCCCTGCCCTACGCGGTTCAAATCCCAAAGGGTGATGGAGTCACAACAGATGAGCGCAAGACTCTTTTCATGGCCAAGCTTTTGCCGCTCATTGTCGCCGAAAACGACCGCATATCCACACAACGCCGGCAGCTTTTGACGACCACGATTGCCCCGGCACAACTCAATGCGCTGGGGCTCGCCTATGGCCTAAAGCCGAAAACTACATCTAAGGATAGTTTGCTTTCCAGAGTTGACACGCTGCCGGTTTCTTTGGTTTTGGCGCAAGCCGCCATTGAATCGGCTTGGGGCACGTCGCGGTTTGCTCAAGACGGCAATGCCTATTTTGGCGAACGCACATTTGACCCAGACGCACCTGGGCTGACGCCGAAGCGCGCGAGTGGATTTAAGGTCAAGAGTTTCGACACGGCTCAGCTGTCTGTGCGCTCCTATATGCGCACTCTAAATACGCACCGCGCCTATTCAGCCTTGCGTCAACGCCGCGCACACCTGCGCGCTGGAAACGCACCCGTGCTGGGCCCGGATCTGGCCCAATATCTCAAAGATTATTCTGAAATTGGTAACAATTACATACTCTTAATCGAACGCACAATTTCGGGTAATGATCTGTACGCCTTTGATCAGCTTTTGTTATCCACGCATTGA
- a CDS encoding low molecular weight protein-tyrosine-phosphatase: protein MVNVLFVCLGNICRSPTAEGVFRDLVEREGLADQITIDSAGTHAYHVGEQPDRRAQAEAQRRGIDISALRGRQARPQDFQTFDYVLAMDRSNHDNLMSICPLGSEERLAMFLDFAPNVDRREVPDPYYDGGFNKVYDMIEKAAQGLLADIRTNHLS, encoded by the coding sequence GTGGTCAACGTCCTTTTTGTATGTCTTGGCAACATTTGCCGATCCCCCACCGCCGAAGGCGTTTTTCGCGATCTGGTTGAACGCGAAGGTTTGGCCGATCAGATCACCATCGACAGTGCGGGAACACACGCCTATCACGTCGGCGAACAACCCGACCGCCGCGCACAAGCCGAAGCCCAACGGCGCGGCATTGACATCAGTGCCCTGCGCGGCCGCCAAGCGCGGCCACAGGATTTTCAAACCTTCGACTATGTCTTGGCCATGGACCGCTCCAACCACGACAACCTCATGTCCATCTGTCCTTTGGGCAGTGAAGAGCGTCTCGCCATGTTCTTAGACTTTGCGCCGAACGTGGATCGTCGCGAAGTCCCTGATCCTTATTATGACGGTGGTTTCAACAAAGTATATGACATGATTGAGAAAGCCGCACAGGGTTTACTTGCCGATATTCGGACCAATCACCTCTCCTAA
- the thpR gene encoding RNA 2',3'-cyclic phosphodiesterase: protein MIRLFVGIQIPENASNQLILIQNGLPEARWVAPDNMHITLRFIGEVDENVAEDLAKALEVVRVQPYALSLVGVGTFGRPPHSLWAGVKDHPQGTLTDLHRTIDGVLIRAGLEPEHRKYQPHVTLARFRRGAVSQFRFADYLEAHADLKVETFEGLGFTLFESVITHRGPMYNPLIKYHN from the coding sequence ATGATACGGCTCTTTGTCGGGATTCAAATACCCGAGAACGCATCTAATCAGTTGATTTTAATACAAAATGGTCTGCCTGAGGCCCGTTGGGTCGCGCCAGATAACATGCACATCACTTTGCGATTTATTGGCGAAGTCGATGAAAATGTGGCTGAAGACCTTGCTAAAGCTCTGGAGGTCGTGCGTGTCCAGCCCTATGCATTGTCCCTTGTGGGCGTTGGGACCTTTGGCCGTCCGCCGCATTCCCTTTGGGCGGGAGTGAAGGATCACCCCCAGGGGACGTTGACAGACCTTCACCGCACCATTGACGGTGTATTGATTCGGGCAGGATTAGAGCCGGAACACCGAAAATATCAGCCACATGTCACCTTGGCGCGGTTTCGCCGCGGTGCTGTATCGCAATTTCGCTTCGCGGACTATCTAGAGGCGCATGCTGATCTAAAGGTAGAAACCTTTGAAGGGCTGGGTTTTACCTTGTTTGAGAGTGTCATTACACATCGTGGACCTATGTATAACCCGTTGATTAAATATCATAATTAA
- a CDS encoding HAD family hydrolase gives MPPQLVIFDCDGVLVDSEMIASRQLAAYLTELGRDTSAAECRATFTGMSIKSVGEHVRRDWDMTLPEDFVEQLRLRDIDAFTRELLPIAGVRDVIETLKSQQIPICVASSGTPEKIRHSLTITQLLDLFDDKLFSATQVTHGKPAPDLFELAASKMGATPAQSVVIEDAAPGVQGGVAAGMTVLGFTGGSHCTQESREALISAGAEDVFATMNELRTYF, from the coding sequence ATGCCTCCCCAATTGGTGATTTTTGACTGTGACGGCGTCTTGGTCGACAGCGAGATGATCGCATCGCGTCAACTGGCCGCTTACCTCACCGAACTGGGAAGAGACACGTCGGCGGCCGAGTGCCGTGCGACGTTTACCGGTATGTCGATCAAATCCGTCGGCGAACATGTCCGCCGGGATTGGGACATGACTTTACCTGAGGACTTTGTTGAACAGCTCCGCCTGCGCGACATCGACGCCTTCACCCGTGAACTGCTGCCCATCGCCGGCGTCCGCGACGTCATAGAGACCCTAAAATCCCAGCAGATCCCCATCTGTGTGGCCTCCAGCGGCACGCCGGAAAAAATACGCCACTCACTGACCATCACGCAATTGCTCGACCTCTTCGACGACAAGCTCTTTAGCGCAACGCAAGTCACCCATGGCAAGCCCGCTCCTGATTTGTTTGAACTTGCTGCCTCCAAAATGGGGGCGACGCCCGCGCAATCCGTCGTTATTGAAGACGCAGCGCCAGGCGTTCAAGGTGGTGTGGCTGCCGGAATGACTGTTTTGGGATTTACGGGCGGCAGTCATTGCACTCAAGAAAGTCGCGAGGCCTTGATCAGCGCCGGAGCTGAGGACGTATTTGCAACAATGAACGAATTACGCACCTACTTTTAA
- a CDS encoding uracil-DNA glycosylase family protein: MDDLKALLGEIRACRTCAKDLPLGANPVVRAGVGAKVLIIGQAPGTKVHKTSIPWNDASGDRLRDWLNVDRESFYDSNKFAIMPMGFCYPGRVPNGGDNPPRPECAPLWHDRLKAVLPNIELTLLIGMYAQKVYLGDARKRTMTQTVRVAKSTPHRFSPCHTPVGEIRLG, encoded by the coding sequence ATGGATGATCTCAAAGCCCTTCTTGGAGAAATTCGCGCGTGTCGGACCTGTGCCAAGGACCTGCCTTTAGGGGCAAATCCCGTTGTGCGTGCAGGGGTTGGCGCAAAGGTCTTGATCATCGGTCAAGCACCGGGAACCAAAGTGCACAAAACGTCCATACCGTGGAATGATGCCTCCGGTGATCGGTTGCGGGATTGGTTGAATGTCGATCGAGAATCCTTTTACGATTCAAACAAGTTCGCCATTATGCCCATGGGTTTTTGTTATCCCGGCCGCGTACCAAACGGCGGCGATAACCCGCCGCGCCCGGAATGCGCGCCGCTATGGCATGACCGCTTAAAAGCCGTCTTGCCCAATATTGAATTGACCTTGCTGATCGGGATGTATGCGCAAAAAGTATACCTGGGAGATGCGCGGAAAAGAACCATGACGCAAACGGTGCGTGTGGCCAAGAGTACGCCCCATCGATTTTCCCCCTGCCACACCCCAGTTGGCGAAATACGTCTTGGATGA
- a CDS encoding NADP(H)-dependent aldo-keto reductase, with translation MMKYSALGKTGLDVSRICLGTMTWGRQNTQDDAFEQMDYALAQGVNFFDTAELYSVPPTAETYGATETIIGNWLKARGGRDKVVLATKIACKNANGQNPPVDYMRPGSMRLDKANISKAIDESLRRLQTDYIDLYQIHWPERPANFFGRLNYEHSDQADWTPLEETLSALSDAHKAGKIRAVGVSNETPWGVMKYVELSERLGLPRVASVQNPYNLLNRTYEVGLAEVSVREQCGLLAYSPLAFGVLSGKYLRGARPEGARLTLFPYFDRYLRDLCASAVESYAAVSQKFDLNLATMALAFINRQPFLTSNIVGATTMEQLKENIASIDVELSDEILAEIEVVHTAIPNPAP, from the coding sequence ATGATGAAGTACAGTGCATTGGGAAAAACCGGCCTCGATGTGAGCCGTATTTGTTTGGGAACCATGACGTGGGGGCGTCAAAACACCCAAGATGACGCTTTCGAGCAAATGGATTACGCCCTAGCCCAAGGGGTGAATTTCTTTGATACGGCGGAGCTGTACAGTGTTCCACCCACCGCTGAAACCTATGGGGCGACGGAAACCATCATTGGCAACTGGCTCAAAGCCCGTGGCGGTCGGGACAAGGTGGTTTTGGCGACAAAAATCGCGTGTAAAAATGCGAACGGTCAAAACCCGCCGGTCGATTATATGCGTCCGGGTTCTATGAGACTGGATAAAGCCAATATTTCCAAAGCAATAGACGAAAGCTTGCGCCGTCTACAAACGGATTACATCGATCTTTATCAAATCCACTGGCCGGAACGTCCCGCCAACTTTTTTGGGCGTTTGAACTACGAGCACAGCGATCAGGCCGATTGGACGCCGCTGGAAGAAACGTTGTCAGCGCTCTCCGACGCGCACAAAGCCGGGAAAATTCGCGCCGTCGGCGTGTCGAACGAGACCCCTTGGGGCGTGATGAAATACGTTGAGCTGTCTGAACGCCTCGGGTTGCCCCGGGTGGCTTCGGTACAAAATCCATACAATCTGCTTAACCGGACTTATGAAGTCGGGCTGGCTGAAGTGTCAGTCCGCGAACAATGCGGTCTGTTGGCGTACTCACCTTTGGCGTTTGGCGTGCTCAGCGGTAAATACTTGCGCGGCGCGCGGCCTGAAGGTGCTCGGCTAACCTTATTTCCTTATTTTGACCGTTATTTAAGAGACTTATGTGCATCTGCAGTTGAGTCTTACGCTGCTGTTAGCCAGAAGTTTGATCTTAATTTAGCGACCATGGCATTGGCTTTCATCAACCGTCAGCCGTTCTTGACCTCAAACATCGTTGGCGCGACGACGATGGAGCAGCTGAAAGAAAACATCGCTTCAATCGACGTTGAGTTGAGTGATGAGATCCTGGCGGAAATTGAAGTCGTTCATACGGCCATCCCCAACCCAGCACCGTAA